From the Lathyrus oleraceus cultivar Zhongwan6 chromosome 4, CAAS_Psat_ZW6_1.0, whole genome shotgun sequence genome, one window contains:
- the LOC127074919 gene encoding cysteine-rich receptor-like protein kinase 3, translated as MSSSPYFYFTLLFFCYYFASPTLSSDPGATKVLLLCTNKTATSMSFRRIFISNFLSAMDSLTPLISKQGYAAVSNGAQNATVFAYGECIKDLSQSDCNICIAQCKTQILSCLPFQKGTRGGRLLFDGCYIRYDEYSFFNESFSIQDATVCGSNETRNNVYEDNVLELVRNLSVLAPKNDGFSVGFVERKNVTVYGLAQCWKFVTGSNCRRCLEDAVTRIGSSCRKKEDGRALNSGCYLRYSPHKFYNNSSTNDLVDGNHGHRKMAIVLAASSAVLALLLVAATMAFFIRKNVMRRRKERKQFGTLLDTVNKSKLNVPYEILEKATNYFNDENKLGQGGSGSVYKGVMPDGKTVAVKRLSFNSTQWVDHFFNEVNLISGIDHKNLVKLLGCSITGPESLLVYEYVPNQSLYDYLSVRRICQPLSWEVRHKIILGIAEGLAYLHEESHVRIIHRDIKLSNILLEDDFTPKIADFGLARLFPEDNSHISTVVAGTLGYMAPEYVIRGKLTEKADVYSFGVLVIEIVSGKKNSSYVLNSSSILQTVWSLYGSNKLSDIVDPILEGNFPADEACQMLRIGLLCAQATAELRPSMSVVAKMINNNHEILQPTQPPFIYSSSSELSKSVSQRRHNFLPQSNTQSSGDSMTESLVDPSMELSLLKPPN; from the exons ATGTCTTCTTCACCATATTTTTATTTTACTCTCCTCTTCTTTTGCTACTATTTTGCATCACCTACACTTTCTTCTGATCCAGGAGCAACAAAAGTTCTTTTACTATGCACAAACAAAACCGCAACCTCAATGTCATTCCGCAGAATCTTCATCTCAAACTTCCTCTCGGCAATGGACTCATTAACTCCTCTAATCTCAAAACAAGGATACGCCGCCGTTTCAAATGGAGCACAAAACGCCACCGTCTTCGCCTACGGGGAGTGCATAAAGGATCTCTCTCAATCAGATTGTAACATATGTATCGCACAGTGTAAAACACAGATCCTAAGCTGTTTGCCGTTTCAGAAAGGTACACGTGGAGGAAGATTGTTGTTTGACGGTTGTTATATACGGTACGATGAATACAGTTTCTTCAACGAGAGTTTTAGTATTCAAGATGCGACCGTGTGTGGAAGTAATGAAACTAGGAATAATGTTTATGAAGATAATGTTTTGGAGTTGGTGAGGAATTTGAGCGTGTTGGCGCCAAAAAATGATGGGTTTTCTGTTGGGTTTGTTGAGAGAAAGAATGTAACGGTTTATGGTTTGGCTCAGTGTTGGAAGTTTGTTACTGGTAGTAACTGTCGTAGATGTTTGGAAGATGCTGTTACTAGGATTGGTTCTTCGTGTCGGAAGAAAGAAGATGGAAGGGCTTTGAATTCTGGTTGTTATTTGAGGTATTCACCACATAAGTTCTATAACAATTCAAGTACTAATGATCTTGTTGATGGAAATCATG GACACCGAAAAATGGCTATAGTTTTGGCTGCATCTTCTGCTGTCTTGGCGCTTCTTTTGGTTGCTGCAACAATGGCTTTCTTTATAAGAAAGAATGTAATGAGGAGAAGAAAAG AGAGAAAACAATTTGGTACACTTTTGGACACAGTGAACAAATCCAAGCTAAATGTTCCATATGAAATTCTTGAAAAAGCAACAAATTACTTCAATGATGAGAATAAACTAGGACAAGGAGGATCAGGTTCAGTTTATAAA GGAGTTATGCCAGACGGAAAAACTGTGGCCGTTAAAAGACTTAGTTTTAACTCGACGCAATGGGTGGATCATTTCTTCAACGAGGTTAATTTGATTAGCGGAATTGATCACAAAAATCTTGTCAAGCTTTTGGGATGCAGCATTACAGGACCTGAAAGCCTTCTTGTTTATGAATATGTGCCTAACCAGAGCCTCTACGATTACCTATCTG TTAGAAGGATTTGTCAACCTCTTAGTTGGGAAGTGAGGCATAAGATCATATTGGGAATTGCAGAAGGCCTGGCTTACCTTCATGAGGAATCACATGTGAGAATCATTCATAGAGATATAAAATTAAGCAACATTCTTCTTGAGGATGACTTCACGCCCAAGATTGCCGATTTTGGACTAGCTAGATTGTTTCCAGAAGACAATTCTCACATAAGCACTGTTGTCGCCGGAACACT GGGTTATATGGCTCCTGAGTATGTGATTCGCGGGAAATTGACTGAGAAAGCAGATGTTTACAGTTTCGGAGTTCTAGTTATTGAAATTGTGTCCGGCAAAAAAAACAGTTCCTATGTTCTGAATTCATCTTCAATCCTTCAAACG GTTTGGAGTCTTTATGGATCAAATAAGCTCTCTGATATAGTTGATCCAATCCTAGAGGGAAACTTTCCTGCCGACGAAGCATGCCAAATGCTTCGGATAGGATTGCTTTGCGCACAAGCAACTGCAGAGTTGAGACCATCCATGTCAGTAGTTGCTAAAATGATTAATAACAATCATGAAATTCTTCAGCCAACGCAACCGCCCTTTATTTATTCGAGTAGCTCTGAACTCAGCAAATCCGTTTCACAAAGACGACATAATTTTCTTCCACAATCCAACACTCAATCTTCAGGCGATTCAATGACTGAAAGCTTGGTTGACCCTAG CATGGAATTGTCCTTGCTTAAACCTCCGAATTGA
- the LOC127074920 gene encoding protein trichome birefringence-like 2 isoform X2 has product MFFFTMDSYRFSFSEPFLSHRRKLFSEFSLCVGASLLLCSLFFFSNSLKVPKNSVFLSVFNSSNINSSFVSHPFSFDSTNHSCLSQNNASEEGSVVFGGTLGDMKKNSSFMSSNVTNGDSYNGNTSVVEVRNEGDFVRDKNVSLITHSDDDQMENIEVGFLDEKCDVFDGKWIRDYSKPYYPLGSCPFIDRDFNCHLNGRIDLEYVKWKWKPNKCHIPSLNATDFLERLRGQRLVFVGDSLNRNMWESLVCILRQNVRNKKRVFEISGKREFKKKGVYAFRFEDYNCSVDFVASPFLVRESSFKGKNGSFETLRLDLMDHTTTRYQDANILVFNTGHWWTHDKTSKGEDYYQEGNRVHPRLKALDAYTRALTTWAKWVDRKINANETQVFFRGYSFTHFWGGQWNSGGQCHKETEPIYNETYLQKYPSKMRAVEYVIEKMKTEVVYMNISRLTDYRKDGHPSVYRKDYKTTMTKNPSSLYEDCSHWCLPGIPDTWNELLYVSLLKYGKGTWKV; this is encoded by the exons ATGTTCTTTTTCACTATGGATTCTTATAGATTTTCATTCTCAGAACCATTTTTATCACACAGAAGAAAGCTTTTTTCTGAGTTTAGTTTATGTGTTGGAGCTTCTTTGCTTTTGTgttctcttttcttttttagtaattcACTTAAGGTTCCTAAAAATTCAGTCTTTCTTTCTGTTTTCAATAGTTCTAACATAAACTCTTCATTTGTTTCACACCCTTTTTCTTTTGATAGTACTAATCACTCTTGTTTATCTCAGAATAATGCTTCTGAAGAAGGTAGTGTTGTTTTTGGTGGAACACTTGGTGACATGAAGAAGAACTCTAGTTTTATGAGTTCTAATGTGACCAATGGTGATTCATACAATGGAAATACTAGTGTTGTTGAGGTAAGGAATGAAGGGGATTTTGTTAGGGATAAGAATGTGAGTTTGATCACTCATAGTGATGATGACCAAATGGAGAATATTGAGGTTGGTTTTTTAGATGAAAAGTGTGATGTCTTTGATGGAAAATGGATAAGAGATTATTCAAAACCATATTATCCTTTAGGTTCTTGTCCCTTCATTGATAGAGATTTTAACTGTCACCTTAATGGGAGGATTGATCTTGAATATGTAAAATGGAAGTGGAAGCCAAATAAATGTCACATTCCAAG TTTGAATGCAACTGATTTTCTGGAGAGGTTACGCGGTCAGAGACTTGTTTTTGTTGGAGATTCATTGAACAGAAACATGTGGGAGTCCCTTGTTTGTATACTTCGACAAAACGTCCGGAACAAGAAACGTGTTTTTGAAATTTCGGGGAAAAGAGAATTTAAGAAGAAAGGTGTCTATGCTTTTAGATTTGAG GATTACAATTGTTCGGTTGATTTTGTTGCTTCACCGTTTCTCGTTAGAGAATCGAGTTTCAAAGGCAAAAATGGTTCATTTGAGACATTAAGATTGGATTTGATGGATCACACAACTACGAGGTATCAGGATGCTAATATTTTAGTCTTCAATACAGGCCATTGGTGGACACATGATAAAACATCAAAAGG AGAAGATTATTACCAAGAAGGAAACCGTGTTCATCCAAGACTCAAAGCTTTGGACGCTTATACGAGAGCTTTAACCACTTGGGCTAAGTGGGTAGACCGAAAAATTAACGCCAACGAAACACAGGTTTTCTTTAGAGGATACTCATTTACACATTTCTG GGGTGGACAATGGAACTCAGGAGGACAATGCCACAAAGAAACTGAACCGATATATAACGAAACATATTTACAAAAGTATCCTTCAAAAATGCGCGCGGTAGAGTATGTCATTGAAAAAATGAAAACCGAAGTGGTGTATATGAACATAAGTAGACTTACAGATTACAGAAAAGACGGACATCCTTCGGTATACCGGAAAGATTATAAGACAACGATGACGAAGAACCCTTCTTCGCTATACGAAGATTGCAGCCATTGGTGCTTGCCCGGCATACCTGATACTTGGAATGAATTGTTATATGTCTCTCTCTTAAAATATGGAAAGGGAACTTGGAAAGTCTGA
- the LOC127074920 gene encoding protein trichome birefringence-like 2 isoform X3: MFFFTMDSYRFSFSEPFLSHRRKLFSEFSLCVGASLLLCSLFFFSNSLKNNASEEGSVVFGGTLGDMKKNSSFMSSNVTNGDSYNGNTSVVEVRNEGDFVRDKNVSLITHSDDDQMENIEVGFLDEKCDVFDGKWIRDYSKPYYPLGSCPFIDRDFNCHLNGRIDLEYVKWKWKPNKCHIPSSLNATDFLERLRGQRLVFVGDSLNRNMWESLVCILRQNVRNKKRVFEISGKREFKKKGVYAFRFEDYNCSVDFVASPFLVRESSFKGKNGSFETLRLDLMDHTTTRYQDANILVFNTGHWWTHDKTSKGEDYYQEGNRVHPRLKALDAYTRALTTWAKWVDRKINANETQVFFRGYSFTHFWGGQWNSGGQCHKETEPIYNETYLQKYPSKMRAVEYVIEKMKTEVVYMNISRLTDYRKDGHPSVYRKDYKTTMTKNPSSLYEDCSHWCLPGIPDTWNELLYVSLLKYGKGTWKV, translated from the exons ATGTTCTTTTTCACTATGGATTCTTATAGATTTTCATTCTCAGAACCATTTTTATCACACAGAAGAAAGCTTTTTTCTGAGTTTAGTTTATGTGTTGGAGCTTCTTTGCTTTTGTgttctcttttcttttttagtaattcACTTAAG AATAATGCTTCTGAAGAAGGTAGTGTTGTTTTTGGTGGAACACTTGGTGACATGAAGAAGAACTCTAGTTTTATGAGTTCTAATGTGACCAATGGTGATTCATACAATGGAAATACTAGTGTTGTTGAGGTAAGGAATGAAGGGGATTTTGTTAGGGATAAGAATGTGAGTTTGATCACTCATAGTGATGATGACCAAATGGAGAATATTGAGGTTGGTTTTTTAGATGAAAAGTGTGATGTCTTTGATGGAAAATGGATAAGAGATTATTCAAAACCATATTATCCTTTAGGTTCTTGTCCCTTCATTGATAGAGATTTTAACTGTCACCTTAATGGGAGGATTGATCTTGAATATGTAAAATGGAAGTGGAAGCCAAATAAATGTCACATTCCAAG CAGTTTGAATGCAACTGATTTTCTGGAGAGGTTACGCGGTCAGAGACTTGTTTTTGTTGGAGATTCATTGAACAGAAACATGTGGGAGTCCCTTGTTTGTATACTTCGACAAAACGTCCGGAACAAGAAACGTGTTTTTGAAATTTCGGGGAAAAGAGAATTTAAGAAGAAAGGTGTCTATGCTTTTAGATTTGAG GATTACAATTGTTCGGTTGATTTTGTTGCTTCACCGTTTCTCGTTAGAGAATCGAGTTTCAAAGGCAAAAATGGTTCATTTGAGACATTAAGATTGGATTTGATGGATCACACAACTACGAGGTATCAGGATGCTAATATTTTAGTCTTCAATACAGGCCATTGGTGGACACATGATAAAACATCAAAAGG AGAAGATTATTACCAAGAAGGAAACCGTGTTCATCCAAGACTCAAAGCTTTGGACGCTTATACGAGAGCTTTAACCACTTGGGCTAAGTGGGTAGACCGAAAAATTAACGCCAACGAAACACAGGTTTTCTTTAGAGGATACTCATTTACACATTTCTG GGGTGGACAATGGAACTCAGGAGGACAATGCCACAAAGAAACTGAACCGATATATAACGAAACATATTTACAAAAGTATCCTTCAAAAATGCGCGCGGTAGAGTATGTCATTGAAAAAATGAAAACCGAAGTGGTGTATATGAACATAAGTAGACTTACAGATTACAGAAAAGACGGACATCCTTCGGTATACCGGAAAGATTATAAGACAACGATGACGAAGAACCCTTCTTCGCTATACGAAGATTGCAGCCATTGGTGCTTGCCCGGCATACCTGATACTTGGAATGAATTGTTATATGTCTCTCTCTTAAAATATGGAAAGGGAACTTGGAAAGTCTGA
- the LOC127074920 gene encoding protein trichome birefringence-like 2 isoform X4 yields MFFFTMDSYRFSFSEPFLSHRRKLFSEFSLCVGASLLLCSLFFFSNSLKNNASEEGSVVFGGTLGDMKKNSSFMSSNVTNGDSYNGNTSVVEVRNEGDFVRDKNVSLITHSDDDQMENIEVGFLDEKCDVFDGKWIRDYSKPYYPLGSCPFIDRDFNCHLNGRIDLEYVKWKWKPNKCHIPSLNATDFLERLRGQRLVFVGDSLNRNMWESLVCILRQNVRNKKRVFEISGKREFKKKGVYAFRFEDYNCSVDFVASPFLVRESSFKGKNGSFETLRLDLMDHTTTRYQDANILVFNTGHWWTHDKTSKGEDYYQEGNRVHPRLKALDAYTRALTTWAKWVDRKINANETQVFFRGYSFTHFWGGQWNSGGQCHKETEPIYNETYLQKYPSKMRAVEYVIEKMKTEVVYMNISRLTDYRKDGHPSVYRKDYKTTMTKNPSSLYEDCSHWCLPGIPDTWNELLYVSLLKYGKGTWKV; encoded by the exons ATGTTCTTTTTCACTATGGATTCTTATAGATTTTCATTCTCAGAACCATTTTTATCACACAGAAGAAAGCTTTTTTCTGAGTTTAGTTTATGTGTTGGAGCTTCTTTGCTTTTGTgttctcttttcttttttagtaattcACTTAAG AATAATGCTTCTGAAGAAGGTAGTGTTGTTTTTGGTGGAACACTTGGTGACATGAAGAAGAACTCTAGTTTTATGAGTTCTAATGTGACCAATGGTGATTCATACAATGGAAATACTAGTGTTGTTGAGGTAAGGAATGAAGGGGATTTTGTTAGGGATAAGAATGTGAGTTTGATCACTCATAGTGATGATGACCAAATGGAGAATATTGAGGTTGGTTTTTTAGATGAAAAGTGTGATGTCTTTGATGGAAAATGGATAAGAGATTATTCAAAACCATATTATCCTTTAGGTTCTTGTCCCTTCATTGATAGAGATTTTAACTGTCACCTTAATGGGAGGATTGATCTTGAATATGTAAAATGGAAGTGGAAGCCAAATAAATGTCACATTCCAAG TTTGAATGCAACTGATTTTCTGGAGAGGTTACGCGGTCAGAGACTTGTTTTTGTTGGAGATTCATTGAACAGAAACATGTGGGAGTCCCTTGTTTGTATACTTCGACAAAACGTCCGGAACAAGAAACGTGTTTTTGAAATTTCGGGGAAAAGAGAATTTAAGAAGAAAGGTGTCTATGCTTTTAGATTTGAG GATTACAATTGTTCGGTTGATTTTGTTGCTTCACCGTTTCTCGTTAGAGAATCGAGTTTCAAAGGCAAAAATGGTTCATTTGAGACATTAAGATTGGATTTGATGGATCACACAACTACGAGGTATCAGGATGCTAATATTTTAGTCTTCAATACAGGCCATTGGTGGACACATGATAAAACATCAAAAGG AGAAGATTATTACCAAGAAGGAAACCGTGTTCATCCAAGACTCAAAGCTTTGGACGCTTATACGAGAGCTTTAACCACTTGGGCTAAGTGGGTAGACCGAAAAATTAACGCCAACGAAACACAGGTTTTCTTTAGAGGATACTCATTTACACATTTCTG GGGTGGACAATGGAACTCAGGAGGACAATGCCACAAAGAAACTGAACCGATATATAACGAAACATATTTACAAAAGTATCCTTCAAAAATGCGCGCGGTAGAGTATGTCATTGAAAAAATGAAAACCGAAGTGGTGTATATGAACATAAGTAGACTTACAGATTACAGAAAAGACGGACATCCTTCGGTATACCGGAAAGATTATAAGACAACGATGACGAAGAACCCTTCTTCGCTATACGAAGATTGCAGCCATTGGTGCTTGCCCGGCATACCTGATACTTGGAATGAATTGTTATATGTCTCTCTCTTAAAATATGGAAAGGGAACTTGGAAAGTCTGA
- the LOC127074920 gene encoding protein trichome birefringence-like 2 isoform X1: MFFFTMDSYRFSFSEPFLSHRRKLFSEFSLCVGASLLLCSLFFFSNSLKVPKNSVFLSVFNSSNINSSFVSHPFSFDSTNHSCLSQNNASEEGSVVFGGTLGDMKKNSSFMSSNVTNGDSYNGNTSVVEVRNEGDFVRDKNVSLITHSDDDQMENIEVGFLDEKCDVFDGKWIRDYSKPYYPLGSCPFIDRDFNCHLNGRIDLEYVKWKWKPNKCHIPSSLNATDFLERLRGQRLVFVGDSLNRNMWESLVCILRQNVRNKKRVFEISGKREFKKKGVYAFRFEDYNCSVDFVASPFLVRESSFKGKNGSFETLRLDLMDHTTTRYQDANILVFNTGHWWTHDKTSKGEDYYQEGNRVHPRLKALDAYTRALTTWAKWVDRKINANETQVFFRGYSFTHFWGGQWNSGGQCHKETEPIYNETYLQKYPSKMRAVEYVIEKMKTEVVYMNISRLTDYRKDGHPSVYRKDYKTTMTKNPSSLYEDCSHWCLPGIPDTWNELLYVSLLKYGKGTWKV; the protein is encoded by the exons ATGTTCTTTTTCACTATGGATTCTTATAGATTTTCATTCTCAGAACCATTTTTATCACACAGAAGAAAGCTTTTTTCTGAGTTTAGTTTATGTGTTGGAGCTTCTTTGCTTTTGTgttctcttttcttttttagtaattcACTTAAGGTTCCTAAAAATTCAGTCTTTCTTTCTGTTTTCAATAGTTCTAACATAAACTCTTCATTTGTTTCACACCCTTTTTCTTTTGATAGTACTAATCACTCTTGTTTATCTCAGAATAATGCTTCTGAAGAAGGTAGTGTTGTTTTTGGTGGAACACTTGGTGACATGAAGAAGAACTCTAGTTTTATGAGTTCTAATGTGACCAATGGTGATTCATACAATGGAAATACTAGTGTTGTTGAGGTAAGGAATGAAGGGGATTTTGTTAGGGATAAGAATGTGAGTTTGATCACTCATAGTGATGATGACCAAATGGAGAATATTGAGGTTGGTTTTTTAGATGAAAAGTGTGATGTCTTTGATGGAAAATGGATAAGAGATTATTCAAAACCATATTATCCTTTAGGTTCTTGTCCCTTCATTGATAGAGATTTTAACTGTCACCTTAATGGGAGGATTGATCTTGAATATGTAAAATGGAAGTGGAAGCCAAATAAATGTCACATTCCAAG CAGTTTGAATGCAACTGATTTTCTGGAGAGGTTACGCGGTCAGAGACTTGTTTTTGTTGGAGATTCATTGAACAGAAACATGTGGGAGTCCCTTGTTTGTATACTTCGACAAAACGTCCGGAACAAGAAACGTGTTTTTGAAATTTCGGGGAAAAGAGAATTTAAGAAGAAAGGTGTCTATGCTTTTAGATTTGAG GATTACAATTGTTCGGTTGATTTTGTTGCTTCACCGTTTCTCGTTAGAGAATCGAGTTTCAAAGGCAAAAATGGTTCATTTGAGACATTAAGATTGGATTTGATGGATCACACAACTACGAGGTATCAGGATGCTAATATTTTAGTCTTCAATACAGGCCATTGGTGGACACATGATAAAACATCAAAAGG AGAAGATTATTACCAAGAAGGAAACCGTGTTCATCCAAGACTCAAAGCTTTGGACGCTTATACGAGAGCTTTAACCACTTGGGCTAAGTGGGTAGACCGAAAAATTAACGCCAACGAAACACAGGTTTTCTTTAGAGGATACTCATTTACACATTTCTG GGGTGGACAATGGAACTCAGGAGGACAATGCCACAAAGAAACTGAACCGATATATAACGAAACATATTTACAAAAGTATCCTTCAAAAATGCGCGCGGTAGAGTATGTCATTGAAAAAATGAAAACCGAAGTGGTGTATATGAACATAAGTAGACTTACAGATTACAGAAAAGACGGACATCCTTCGGTATACCGGAAAGATTATAAGACAACGATGACGAAGAACCCTTCTTCGCTATACGAAGATTGCAGCCATTGGTGCTTGCCCGGCATACCTGATACTTGGAATGAATTGTTATATGTCTCTCTCTTAAAATATGGAAAGGGAACTTGGAAAGTCTGA
- the LOC127136929 gene encoding secreted RxLR effector protein 161-like — MPARLQKCVITSYDVVKDKGELLQYAFYADTELVNIIEALKDSKLMQVMAEEMKSIELKKENNANLLGYTDSSWWGNAEDGKSTTGYMFILGGAQVACSSRNESVVALSSRETEYIDVSLCARQATWMVNLIEEIIKKNHGAMTMKIDDMSTINLKESDSMWNK, encoded by the exons atgcctgcaaggttgcagAAATGTGTGATCACATCATATGATGTGGTAAAGGATAAAGGTGAGCTCTTACAATATGCTTTTTATGCAGATACTGAGCTAGTCAATATAATTGAGGCATTGAAAGACTCGAAGTTGATGCAAGTAATGGCGGAGGAAATGAAGTCCATAGAA TTGAagaaggaaaataatgcaaacTTGTTGGGATACACTGACTCTAGTTGGTGGGGTAATGCCGAGGATGGAAAATCTACAACTGGATACATGTTTATATTAGGTGGTGCACAAGTTGCTTGTAGTTCAAGAAATGAATCGGTTGTAGCATTATCATCACGTGAGACTGAATATATAGACGTCTCTCTATGTGCACGccaagcaacatggatggtgaatttgATCGAAGAAATTATAAAGAAAAATCATGGAGCAATGACCATGAAGATCGACGACATGTCTACTATCAACCTCAAAGAATCTGATAGCATGTGGAATAAGTAA